Below is a genomic region from Fusobacteriaceae bacterium.
GTGTGGGCTGTTACGGCTGTTGGATCAAAACGCCGGGAAAATGCGTCCTAAGCGACGCCCATAACGACATGGCCCAATTGCTCGGCCAATCGGAGCGCGTAACGATCGTCAGCCGTTGCGTTTACGGCAGTTACAGTCCCTTCGTCAAGACAATTCTCGAGCGCTCCATCCCCTATCTGCATCCCTGTTTTACGGTCAAAAACGGTCTTATGCGACACAAGGACCGCTATGAAAAGAAATTTATCCTCGATGTGGTCTTCTACGGAGAAGGGATCAGCGCCGAAGAAGAGGAGACCGCCCGGGAACTGGTCGCCGCCAACGCGTCCAATATGGGGGCAACCCTCGGCGAATTGCGATTTACCGGCAATTCTCCGGCAAAGGAGCGTGAGGCCCAATGAAAATCGCGATGATCAACGGCAGTTCCAAGAGTCGTTCGGGAATTTCCGACATCCTGCTGGCCTATCTGAAGGCCATGCTCGAGTCGGCGGATTCTTTGGCCGCGTCAGCTATCCAGGTAAGTAAACTCAAAGACGGCAAGCTCAGCGCCGAAGAAACAAAGGCGATCGCCGCCGCCGATAGTATCGTCTTCGCTTTTCCGCTCTATGTGGACGGGCTCCCCGCGCCTATGCTCTCATGGCTCATGTCCATGGAGAACGCGTTTCCGGAAAAAAGGCCTCTGATCTATGCCGTGGCCAATTGCGGCTACTATGAAGGCATACAGAGCCAAACGGCCATATCGATACTCAAAAACTGGGCAGTTCGCGCCGGAGTCCCCTGGGGAGCGGCCCTGGCCGTAGGCGGAGGACCGATGTATTTCAGCGCGAAAATCGCCGCAACAGGGCCAGGAAAAGCCACTTTCGCGGGATTGGAGGCCCTCGCCCGGCATATACTTCTCCAAGAGACCGCCGACGATCGCTATACGTCCCCGAGCCTCCCGCGCTTTCTCTACAGCTTTACGGCGAACCAGCAATGGAAGCGGGCCATTCGCGCAAGGGGCCTCAAGGTCAGCGACTTGGGGAAAAAGGCTTAATCGAGGGCTTTCTTTTCGACAAGGACGCCCTTTTCATGCGTATAGGTCACAAATCCGGGTTTTCCGCCCTTGGGCTTGCGGATATATTTCTTTTTCGTATAGTCCACCAAAACCCTGCCGCCGGGGGGAACCGCCGTAAACCAGGCGGCCACTTGGCAACCGGCCGCGATATCGTCTTCGGTGAAGGGGAGACCCTGCGTCTCCGGCAGGATCACATGGGCGCCGGGCACGTTTTTTCCGTGAAACCACAGGTCCTCGCGACCCGCCGTTTGCAGCGTCAGACGGTCGTTTTCCAGATTGTTCCGCCCGTAGAGAAACTTTCTGTTTTTGTAAATCACCTCGCCGTATCCCACAGCCTTCGACTTTCCGGAGGCTTTTTTGTTTTTCCGGTTGAAAACGTTTTCCTTGTCGCGCACGACGCCCTGCCGCAGGGCTTCTTCATAGATCAGCCGCAGGTTTTCAATGTCTCCCCCGCCGTCGATAAAAAAGAGCAGGCTGTCCAGCCAGTCCAGATCGGCGCGGATCTCCTCCAAACGTTTCATGTTTGCCTCAAGACCGCGTTTGGCGCGGTTATATTGCTTATAAAATTTATCTAAATTTTCCTTGGGCGTGAGTCTGATGTCGAGCGGGATGGCAATTTCTTCGTTCCGATAAAAATCCGCGGCTTTAAGATTAGCGTCTCCTTTATTGACCCGGTAGAGATTTGCCGCGAGGATGTCGCCCATTTCCCGAAAACGCTCATAATCTTGCCGCTCCGCTTTTTCCGCGTTCAGAATATCGAGAATTTTCCTGTCTTTTTTGATCTTTTTTTCGACCTGCCCGCGGAGATACTTTTTCATGACGTCATAGGCCCGCGAAAGCTGGAGGCGGGCCATATAGGCGGCGATCATGTCCTTGTAGCTCCCGAAGGTAAGTATTTCCTCGCCTGGAGCGGGCGCAAGGGGCAGCACCGTCGCCAATACAACCGTTCCCTTTCGCGTAAAAATCCTTGGATCGGGCGGCGCGTCCAAAAAACGGCGCAAATCCTCATAACTTCCGATCTGCTCGGAGCTTCTTTTCCCTATACCTTCCAATTTTTCCCGAAGAAGGGCGGGGAGACGGTCTCCGGCCTCATTGCGCCACGCCGCGAAATCTTCGGGCGTCACGTCATAGGGTGAATTTTTCCCCGCCAGGGCGGGCTTTTCATAAAGCGCCCCGGGAAAAAGCGGGCGTCCCTTTTCTTCGTCCAGATAGCGCCGTTTCATAAGATCGATGATCTGATCGACGTTGTCCGTAAAGATAAAATTGGAACGACCGCCCATCCATTCGAAATAAATCCGGTATTCGCGGCTTTCTCCGAGCTCGGTCAGTCGTCTGAAACGAAAGCGGTAGACGCGGTCAAGGCCCAATTGCTCGAGAGAGATAAGCTCGGCCCCGGGCAAATGCTTGCGCAGCGTGTCGGTCAAACCTCCCGAAGGATCCAGTACGGTCTCCTTTTCAGAGGCCTCGTAGAGAACGGGAAAAGCGCCGTCGCACGAAAAAACCAGTTCCCTCCTGCCGAAAAACAGCGAGAGAGAACTGTTGGTATTCCGCGTTATTCTGTGTATCCGGGTCCCCAAGAGCGATTGTTCCAGCTCATTTCGGATTTTTCGCAGGGACAAGCCGTCAAGATAGAGCATACTTCATCATTTTCCTCATTATTCCGTTTCGATACCGATCAAATTTCTGGCGTCGAGCACGTTGAGCTGCAGGACCGCGCCGTCGCCTTTTTCCAGCGTAAACATTTCCTTGTCCTTGGAGGGAAGCACCTTTAAAATCGCGAAATTCTCGATGCCGTGTTCGGCGAAATAATTCTGGACAATGGGCGTCCCCTTGATCTCCACAACGGAAACCTTGGTCCCGGCGGGAAAATCACTGACCGCCATGGGCTTGAAATGAGCGGTCTTGTTTCTCAAAGATTTGAGAATAATCTCAAAGACATGCTCGAAGACTTCAAGTTCCTCTTTAGGGATATTTTCGGTGATGCTGGCCATAATCATCTTGTGGTAATTGTTGTGATAGGAAAGGGCCCCGAGACCGGTCTTGGTCAGGGATACATAGACCTTCCGCCGGTCGATGTCCGAGCGACTTCTGTCGACGTAGCCTTTCTCCGTCAACTTGGAAATCGCCACCGTCGCCGTGCCCATGGTAATCCCGAGGCGGTCGGCCAATTCGTTCATCATAACGGACTCGTTGCCGATGGCGTCAATAATATGCAATTCCGTATGGGTCAAAGACTTGATCCCCCGTTTGAGGGCCATATCCTCGGTCCGGTAAAATACTTTGTAAAAACTTTCGAGTAATTCATTGATCCGATTGATATCCACCATTATCCATCACTCCCCGGGGCCGCAGCCGTTCGCTCCGCGACCTCCCGTAATTTTTTGATTCTTTCCGCGTAGTCCCCGCCAAAGATATAGGTCCCGGCCACAAAGACATTTGCTCCCGCTTTTGCGCACTGAGCGGCCTCCGTTTCGGCGATCCCGCCGTCCACTTCAATATCGATTCCCGGGGCAGCTGCCCTCAGGTCGCGGATTTTTTTCAACGTCAGCGGGAGAAAGGATTGCCCGCCAAAGCCTGGATTCACGCTCATCAAGAGGACAAGATCCACATCGGGCAGCAGGTAATCGAGGACGGAAAGGGACGTCGCCGGATTCAGAGATACTCCCGCTTTTCTCCCGTTTTTTTTGATCTCCTGAACGACTTTATGCAGATGATCCGTAGCTTCCACGTGGACGGTTATGGTATCGGCCCCCGCTTCAGCAAAGGCGCCGATGTAACGTTCGGGCCGGACAATCATCAAATGGACGTCCAGGGGGAGGTTCGTACACGTCCGGAACATCCGGACCGCGGAAACGCCGAAAGTGATATTGGGTACAAAGCAGCCGTCCATAATGTCCACATGGATTTCGTCGGCGCCGGCGGCGTCAAGGGCCCGAATCTCGTCGCCGAATCGCAGAATATCGGCCGCCAGTATGGAAGGCGCGACGCGAATTTTATTTTTCATGTTTGTTCCACCTCGT
It encodes:
- a CDS encoding flavodoxin family protein, giving the protein MNLVIHDLDARSLKAMVPDLKADRVIGPDKNIRHCVGCYGCWIKTPGKCVLSDAHNDMAQLLGQSERVTIVSRCVYGSYSPFVKTILERSIPYLHPCFTVKNGLMRHKDRYEKKFILDVVFYGEGISAEEEETARELVAANASNMGATLGELRFTGNSPAKEREAQ
- a CDS encoding NAD(P)H-dependent oxidoreductase — translated: MKIAMINGSSKSRSGISDILLAYLKAMLESADSLAASAIQVSKLKDGKLSAEETKAIAAADSIVFAFPLYVDGLPAPMLSWLMSMENAFPEKRPLIYAVANCGYYEGIQSQTAISILKNWAVRAGVPWGAALAVGGGPMYFSAKIAATGPGKATFAGLEALARHILLQETADDRYTSPSLPRFLYSFTANQQWKRAIRARGLKVSDLGKKA
- a CDS encoding NFACT family protein, coding for MLYLDGLSLRKIRNELEQSLLGTRIHRITRNTNSSLSLFFGRRELVFSCDGAFPVLYEASEKETVLDPSGGLTDTLRKHLPGAELISLEQLGLDRVYRFRFRRLTELGESREYRIYFEWMGGRSNFIFTDNVDQIIDLMKRRYLDEEKGRPLFPGALYEKPALAGKNSPYDVTPEDFAAWRNEAGDRLPALLREKLEGIGKRSSEQIGSYEDLRRFLDAPPDPRIFTRKGTVVLATVLPLAPAPGEEILTFGSYKDMIAAYMARLQLSRAYDVMKKYLRGQVEKKIKKDRKILDILNAEKAERQDYERFREMGDILAANLYRVNKGDANLKAADFYRNEEIAIPLDIRLTPKENLDKFYKQYNRAKRGLEANMKRLEEIRADLDWLDSLLFFIDGGGDIENLRLIYEEALRQGVVRDKENVFNRKNKKASGKSKAVGYGEVIYKNRKFLYGRNNLENDRLTLQTAGREDLWFHGKNVPGAHVILPETQGLPFTEDDIAAGCQVAAWFTAVPPGGRVLVDYTKKKYIRKPKGGKPGFVTYTHEKGVLVEKKALD
- a CDS encoding MarR family winged helix-turn-helix transcriptional regulator, with the translated sequence MMVDINRINELLESFYKVFYRTEDMALKRGIKSLTHTELHIIDAIGNESVMMNELADRLGITMGTATVAISKLTEKGYVDRSRSDIDRRKVYVSLTKTGLGALSYHNNYHKMIMASITENIPKEELEVFEHVFEIILKSLRNKTAHFKPMAVSDFPAGTKVSVVEIKGTPIVQNYFAEHGIENFAILKVLPSKDKEMFTLEKGDGAVLQLNVLDARNLIGIETE
- the rpe gene encoding ribulose-phosphate 3-epimerase, producing the protein MKNKIRVAPSILAADILRFGDEIRALDAAGADEIHVDIMDGCFVPNITFGVSAVRMFRTCTNLPLDVHLMIVRPERYIGAFAEAGADTITVHVEATDHLHKVVQEIKKNGRKAGVSLNPATSLSVLDYLLPDVDLVLLMSVNPGFGGQSFLPLTLKKIRDLRAAAPGIDIEVDGGIAETEAAQCAKAGANVFVAGTYIFGGDYAERIKKLREVAERTAAAPGSDG